The proteins below are encoded in one region of Thermococcus peptonophilus:
- a CDS encoding DEAD/DEAH box helicase yields MSFRELGLSSASVEAVERKGFSTPTDIQREVIPLLLSAESDIVGQSKTGSGKTAAFGLPILDSIDEPIKDVQALILTPTRELAIQVTDELRSLRGKRRIYVYSVYGGQPIGPQIRALERGVHIVVGTPGRVLDHIRRGTLNLDGVRFFVLDEADRMLDMGFQEDIEAIFRATPSDRRVLMFSATMPMDVLLLAKKYMKNPEVVIVSRDELVPGEVEQEYIEAVPHRRFDLLTKILSDESDEFYGIVFCQTKAETRELSSRLRMAGFRAEALNGDMSQPAREKTFNRFKDRKTKILVATDVAARGLDVPEITHVINYSIPMNPEQYIHRIGRTGRMGKKGKAITFIAPGELKRFRYITKQAGVEVRKSEFSEGIPREYRERLSQEELEGEYRGRWGSMKPRQRRRRY; encoded by the coding sequence ATGAGTTTTAGGGAACTTGGATTATCCAGTGCTTCAGTTGAAGCAGTTGAAAGAAAGGGTTTTTCAACCCCGACCGACATTCAGAGGGAGGTAATACCCCTTCTGCTCTCTGCCGAGAGCGACATCGTGGGCCAGTCAAAAACAGGAAGCGGGAAAACAGCCGCTTTTGGACTTCCGATTCTGGATTCAATAGATGAACCCATAAAGGACGTTCAGGCACTGATTCTAACCCCCACAAGGGAGCTTGCCATACAGGTCACTGACGAACTCAGGTCGCTTAGGGGCAAAAGGAGAATTTACGTTTACTCCGTTTATGGCGGACAGCCGATCGGACCTCAAATAAGGGCACTCGAAAGGGGTGTCCACATCGTCGTTGGCACCCCGGGCAGGGTTCTCGACCATATACGGCGCGGCACGCTGAACCTCGATGGAGTCAGGTTCTTCGTCCTTGATGAAGCTGACAGGATGCTTGACATGGGCTTCCAGGAGGACATTGAGGCCATTTTCAGGGCAACACCCAGTGACAGGAGAGTTCTGATGTTCTCAGCCACAATGCCCATGGACGTTCTTCTGCTGGCAAAGAAGTACATGAAAAATCCAGAGGTAGTTATTGTCAGCAGGGACGAGCTTGTCCCAGGAGAAGTAGAGCAGGAGTACATCGAAGCTGTTCCCCACAGAAGGTTCGACCTTCTTACCAAGATACTCTCAGATGAGTCTGATGAGTTTTACGGCATAGTGTTCTGCCAGACCAAAGCCGAGACGAGGGAGCTCTCCAGTAGACTCAGGATGGCTGGATTCAGGGCGGAGGCCCTCAACGGCGATATGAGTCAGCCAGCCAGAGAAAAGACGTTCAATCGCTTTAAGGACAGAAAAACTAAGATACTCGTGGCGACCGATGTGGCAGCGAGGGGGCTTGACGTTCCAGAGATAACCCACGTTATCAACTACTCAATTCCAATGAACCCCGAACAGTACATCCACCGGATTGGTAGAACTGGAAGGATGGGCAAAAAGGGAAAAGCCATAACTTTCATCGCTCCCGGAGAGTTGAAGCGCTTTAGGTACATAACAAAGCAGGCCGGTGTTGAGGTCAGGAAGTCCGAGTTCAGCGAGGGCATTCCCAGAGAATATCGCGAGAGGCTGAGTCAGGAAGAGCTCGAAGGAGAGTACCGCGGCAGGTGGGGGTCAATGAAGCCCCGCCAGAGAAGGAGGCGGTATTGA
- the pyrH gene encoding UMP kinase yields MRIVFDIGGSVLVPEDPDIDFIKAIAYELVKISEDHEVAVVVGGGKVARKYIHAAKTFTPNETFKDYIGIHITRANAMLLIAALGEKAYPFVVQDFRKAWEVIQLKKIPIMGGTHPGHTTDAVAALLAEYLQADLLVVVTNVDGVYDSDPKKNPNAKKLDRITVDQLVEIAMQEESKAGGSGVVDALAAKFIQRGKIKTYIVGKKDAYHLFDVVKGKHSGTVVEP; encoded by the coding sequence ATGAGGATAGTCTTCGATATAGGCGGCTCTGTTCTCGTTCCCGAAGATCCGGACATCGACTTTATCAAGGCGATAGCATACGAGCTCGTCAAGATAAGCGAGGATCACGAGGTAGCGGTTGTTGTCGGCGGCGGAAAGGTCGCCAGGAAGTACATCCACGCGGCTAAGACATTCACGCCTAACGAGACCTTCAAGGACTACATAGGAATCCATATCACGAGGGCAAACGCAATGCTTCTCATCGCTGCCCTCGGCGAAAAGGCATACCCATTCGTCGTCCAGGACTTCCGTAAGGCCTGGGAGGTCATCCAGCTCAAGAAGATACCCATAATGGGTGGAACCCACCCCGGCCACACGACCGACGCGGTAGCTGCTCTTCTCGCTGAATACCTGCAGGCAGACCTTCTCGTCGTCGTAACCAACGTTGACGGGGTTTATGATTCCGACCCGAAGAAGAACCCCAACGCGAAGAAGCTCGACAGAATTACCGTTGACCAACTCGTTGAGATAGCGATGCAGGAGGAGAGCAAGGCAGGAGGAAGCGGCGTCGTTGATGCTCTAGCAGCAAAGTTCATCCAGAGGGGGAAGATAAAGACCTACATCGTCGGCAAAAAGGACGCTTATCACCTCTTTGACGTCGTGAAGGGGAAGCACAGCGGGACTGTAGTCGAGCCTTGA
- a CDS encoding ribbon-helix-helix domain-containing protein, producing the protein MHVRHRKGFYPLPPALMREIDELVENGEFLSRSEFIKEAVRFFFLHYESPEELWEKYKLLAKGRKIPSEEEIEKPLEEVDEEWKRSRSS; encoded by the coding sequence TTGCATGTCCGCCACCGAAAAGGTTTCTATCCGCTTCCCCCTGCCCTGATGCGGGAGATAGATGAGCTCGTTGAGAATGGGGAGTTCTTAAGCAGGAGCGAGTTCATCAAAGAGGCCGTTAGGTTTTTCTTTCTCCACTACGAGTCTCCCGAAGAGCTCTGGGAGAAGTACAAACTTCTAGCCAAGGGCAGGAAAATTCCGAGCGAGGAAGAAATCGAAAAGCCCCTTGAGGAAGTGGACGAGGAATGGAAGCGCTCAAGGTCGTCCTAG
- a CDS encoding putative toxin-antitoxin system toxin component, PIN family, producing MEALKVVLDTHVVITAAINPFGSSWKVMGLVVRKEVASYTSEAILEELRFKLTSEKVLKYIGSRVYALWIYRIFRASSVLVEPAEHFEVSPDPDDNKFFDVTYSAKADVLISLDKQHVLKLRDGERKFSLKGHEFYVLSPTKFRRS from the coding sequence ATGGAAGCGCTCAAGGTCGTCCTAGACACGCACGTGGTAATAACCGCTGCTATAAATCCCTTCGGGAGCTCCTGGAAGGTTATGGGCTTAGTAGTAAGAAAGGAAGTCGCTTCGTACACCTCCGAGGCCATACTTGAGGAGCTACGGTTCAAGCTGACGAGCGAGAAGGTTCTAAAGTACATTGGAAGCAGGGTTTACGCCCTCTGGATTTACAGAATATTCCGGGCATCGTCCGTTCTCGTTGAACCGGCCGAGCACTTTGAGGTCTCACCTGATCCGGACGACAACAAGTTCTTTGATGTGACCTATTCTGCAAAGGCTGACGTTCTGATAAGCCTCGATAAGCAGCACGTGCTGAAGCTGAGGGATGGGGAGAGAAAGTTTTCATTGAAGGGGCACGAGTTTTATGTTCTCTCACCAACAAAATTCAGAAGATCTTAG
- a CDS encoding radical SAM/SPASM domain-containing protein encodes MVTYNVTIREEPFGAYVHLREGAQVRIVSPAEEVISGFLEEPSELINEIFEISPSPKDTVNIRVITPSKTPVFSLSAPYDVSVDVTNICNLSCKHCYASALHSGKHAGFMDLVRILSKLDSVGVTHLAITGGEPFLHPELDRIIRYIYLSTKLNFTVLTNGTIFREDVIDLLSKVKEVGGLFISLDDVDSESHDEFRGTPGAWERTVDFINRINKTEIPFIIGTVIHRHNRDRLGEIIKFSKDLGADGIHFMVFTPAGRASKVFETYGINKHEVQKIQLQLEHLVERYSTDTFKVMLDDFGYTFTWEKHPDSFSTLKELNLAGVCAAGRTILHVDNSGNVYPCSLFLGHKEFIAGNLLKQEFYDIWLNSEVLNNFRSKRIDALKNTSCSKCKFFNICKGGCAYNSYAFYGTIFKEDPLCPHIEKIQMGG; translated from the coding sequence ATGGTAACGTATAACGTGACTATTAGGGAGGAGCCATTTGGAGCTTATGTCCACTTGAGAGAAGGTGCTCAGGTTAGGATAGTATCCCCCGCGGAGGAAGTTATTTCAGGATTTCTTGAAGAGCCGTCAGAGTTGATAAATGAAATCTTCGAAATCTCGCCCAGCCCAAAGGACACAGTGAACATTAGAGTAATAACCCCATCAAAAACCCCAGTTTTTAGCCTTTCAGCCCCCTACGATGTATCAGTAGATGTAACCAACATTTGCAATTTATCATGCAAACACTGTTATGCAAGTGCCTTACACAGCGGGAAACATGCTGGCTTTATGGACCTTGTGAGAATACTGTCGAAGTTAGATTCGGTAGGAGTTACACACCTAGCCATTACTGGAGGGGAACCTTTCCTTCACCCCGAACTGGACAGGATAATCAGATACATTTACCTCTCAACAAAACTCAACTTCACGGTGCTTACCAATGGAACAATATTCCGTGAGGACGTTATTGATCTTCTGTCCAAGGTTAAGGAGGTCGGAGGCCTTTTCATAAGCCTCGATGATGTAGACAGTGAGAGCCATGATGAATTCAGAGGAACACCTGGTGCATGGGAGCGAACTGTAGACTTTATCAACAGGATCAACAAGACTGAAATTCCATTTATAATAGGAACCGTTATCCACAGGCACAACAGGGACAGGCTGGGGGAGATCATAAAGTTCAGTAAAGATCTTGGAGCTGATGGAATACATTTCATGGTGTTTACCCCTGCAGGAAGGGCCTCAAAGGTCTTTGAAACATATGGTATTAACAAACATGAGGTCCAAAAGATACAACTCCAACTGGAGCATCTTGTTGAGAGGTACTCCACAGATACGTTCAAAGTAATGTTAGATGACTTTGGATATACATTTACCTGGGAAAAACATCCAGACTCTTTTAGCACTCTAAAGGAACTAAATTTGGCAGGAGTCTGTGCTGCAGGAAGAACAATTCTCCATGTGGATAATTCAGGAAATGTATACCCATGTTCGCTGTTCCTAGGCCATAAGGAGTTCATAGCTGGGAACCTCTTAAAGCAGGAGTTCTACGATATCTGGTTGAATTCGGAGGTACTGAATAACTTCAGGAGCAAGAGAATTGATGCTCTAAAAAACACAAGCTGTTCAAAATGCAAATTCTTCAACATTTGCAAAGGCGGATGCGCCTACAACTCATATGCGTTTTACGGCACGATCTTTAAGGAGGATCCTCTATGCCCACATATAGAAAAAATTCAAATGGGCGGCTGA
- a CDS encoding MFS transporter yields MPTYRKNSNGRLIFLTFYFLLSVSMYLPGPYFILYLSTYVALPWIGLAYSLNRASNLLLEYPSGVLADKVGRLKSAMLGSLLLGMSMLVLVIFGTPRGYLVVASALLGGAGMAFISGSLEAWAVDAFDKANLKELFSSMGTLKNVGGVIASILAGVMVKYLGLKWPLLVSGILGALSPVVLLALKDNRGHSESRIILGKSLQMFKDARFSILVLVILLVSSMLSVFFVIWPLTLRDAGLYESLLGIVYFTLMMAMATGSYLARRVSSEINGIRTFLLSGAAITLTIALLLRLCHSKLTAVFILGSLLIFEILIGAYYVFIAHIRNSVIPSEIRASAISMISLINSGVGMITLPLFLALGDIALKWAICSILLVIGMVVFEIWKTRYAQS; encoded by the coding sequence ATGCCCACATATAGAAAAAATTCAAATGGGCGGCTGATCTTTCTCACTTTTTATTTTCTACTCTCCGTCTCGATGTACTTACCTGGGCCGTATTTCATACTGTATCTCAGCACTTACGTCGCCCTGCCCTGGATTGGTCTGGCGTACTCACTGAACAGGGCCTCCAATCTTCTGCTGGAGTATCCTTCCGGGGTGCTGGCCGACAAGGTCGGAAGGCTTAAATCTGCGATGCTGGGTTCGCTTTTGCTTGGAATGAGCATGCTCGTCCTGGTAATTTTTGGGACTCCCAGGGGTTACCTTGTGGTGGCATCTGCCCTACTAGGGGGTGCGGGGATGGCTTTCATCTCCGGTTCCTTAGAGGCGTGGGCAGTTGATGCCTTCGATAAAGCCAACTTGAAGGAGCTTTTTTCCAGCATGGGAACGCTGAAAAACGTTGGTGGGGTTATAGCATCAATATTGGCAGGAGTGATGGTTAAATACCTTGGTTTGAAATGGCCACTTCTGGTATCCGGTATTCTAGGTGCTCTTTCTCCGGTGGTTCTACTCGCCCTTAAGGACAACCGAGGACATTCTGAGAGCAGGATTATTCTGGGAAAGAGCCTTCAGATGTTCAAGGATGCCAGGTTTTCCATCCTGGTGTTGGTAATTCTATTAGTATCTTCTATGCTCTCAGTGTTCTTCGTGATATGGCCCCTAACCCTGAGAGACGCCGGTCTGTACGAAAGCCTTCTTGGAATTGTGTATTTCACGCTAATGATGGCCATGGCAACGGGCAGTTATCTTGCGAGAAGAGTCTCAAGCGAAATAAACGGAATAAGAACATTCCTGCTTAGTGGAGCAGCTATTACACTGACCATAGCCCTTCTCCTTAGATTATGCCACAGCAAGCTCACGGCGGTTTTCATACTAGGCTCCCTGCTAATCTTCGAGATTTTAATAGGTGCATACTACGTCTTCATAGCCCACATACGAAACTCCGTGATCCCCTCTGAAATACGAGCTTCCGCTATTTCAATGATCTCGCTTATAAACTCAGGGGTTGGAATGATAACTCTGCCGTTGTTTCTTGCACTGGGAGATATTGCCCTTAAATGGGCAATATGCTCAATTCTCCTGGTCATCGGCATGGTTGTATTTGAAATTTGGAAAACGAGATACGCGCAATCCTAG
- a CDS encoding NAD(P)/FAD-dependent oxidoreductase: MKIVVIGSGTAGSNFALFMRKLDKKAEITVIGKEPTMQYSPCALPHVISGTIEKPEDVIVFPNEFYEKQKINLMLNTEAKAIDRERKVVITDKGEVPYDKLVLAVGSKAFIPPIKGVENEGVFTLKSLDDVRRIKAYIAERKPKKAVVIGAGLIGLEGAEAFAKLGMEVLVVELMDRLMPTMLDKDTAKLVQAEMERHGVFFRFGVGVSEIIGSPVEAVKIGDEEVPADLVLVATGVRANTDLAKQAGLEVDRGIVVNEHLQTSDPDIYAIGDCAEVIDAVTGKRTLSQLGTSAVRMAKVAAEHIAGKDVSFRPVFNTAITELFGLEIGTFGITEERAKKEGIEVAVGKFKGSTKPEYYPGGKPITVKLIFRKSDRKLIGGQIVGGERVWGRIMTLSALAQKGATVEDVAYLETAYAPPISPTIDPITVAAEMAQRKLR, encoded by the coding sequence ATGAAGATCGTCGTCATCGGTTCTGGAACAGCCGGAAGCAACTTCGCCCTCTTCATGCGCAAGCTCGACAAGAAGGCCGAGATAACCGTTATAGGGAAAGAGCCAACGATGCAGTACTCCCCCTGCGCCCTGCCGCACGTCATAAGCGGCACTATCGAGAAGCCTGAGGACGTTATAGTCTTTCCCAACGAGTTCTACGAGAAGCAGAAGATAAACCTCATGCTGAACACGGAAGCAAAGGCGATAGACAGAGAAAGGAAGGTTGTAATCACGGATAAGGGCGAAGTCCCGTACGACAAGCTTGTTTTGGCCGTTGGTTCAAAGGCATTCATTCCGCCGATTAAGGGAGTCGAGAACGAGGGGGTCTTCACACTCAAGAGCCTCGACGACGTCAGGAGGATAAAGGCATACATCGCCGAAAGGAAGCCAAAGAAAGCCGTAGTTATCGGCGCTGGTCTCATTGGTCTTGAGGGCGCCGAGGCCTTTGCAAAACTTGGAATGGAAGTTCTGGTTGTTGAGCTGATGGATCGTTTAATGCCCACCATGCTTGACAAAGATACTGCAAAGCTCGTCCAGGCGGAGATGGAGAGGCACGGCGTTTTCTTCCGCTTCGGCGTCGGCGTGAGTGAGATCATCGGAAGCCCCGTCGAGGCGGTTAAGATCGGTGACGAAGAAGTTCCGGCAGACCTCGTCTTGGTTGCAACCGGGGTGAGAGCCAACACTGACCTCGCCAAACAGGCCGGGCTTGAAGTGGACAGGGGCATAGTTGTCAATGAGCACCTCCAGACGAGTGACCCGGACATCTACGCAATAGGTGACTGTGCTGAAGTTATAGACGCCGTAACTGGAAAAAGAACTCTCAGTCAGCTCGGAACTTCCGCCGTTAGAATGGCCAAGGTGGCTGCGGAGCACATAGCGGGTAAGGACGTTTCCTTCAGACCAGTTTTCAACACCGCCATAACCGAGCTGTTTGGCCTTGAAATCGGCACCTTCGGAATCACCGAGGAGAGGGCAAAGAAAGAGGGCATCGAAGTAGCGGTCGGAAAGTTCAAAGGCTCGACCAAGCCTGAGTACTATCCTGGAGGCAAGCCCATAACCGTAAAGCTCATCTTCAGAAAGTCAGATAGAAAGCTCATCGGCGGCCAGATAGTCGGCGGCGAGCGCGTATGGGGAAGGATAATGACGCTCTCAGCTCTGGCCCAGAAGGGAGCAACGGTTGAGGACGTTGCCTACCTAGAAACGGCCTACGCCCCACCGATAAGCCCGACCATAGATCCGATAACGGTCGCGGCCGAGATGGCCCAGAGAAAGCTCCGCTGA
- a CDS encoding endonuclease/exonuclease/phosphatase family protein, producing the protein MKEKLKGLTVNRELLIGISTGVLLASSLRVFVAGAYSSVEKTFFYNVMFPSVLGVVLFIIASAVVGKLNRRAGAAIVAAYALVSLLTDATEYTHLIAALAIPVALALLSELDIKYVTMGLVADLGLRVLAVGGEPLDFPHTRIILSLVVLFGAYALWKDEGKLPKPGFGLYAFAALLELGLMYPNAVLRYSGINSYYLPTFVGYAFIIAFALLGGPHLTKRPKIAPVLLILGTATLFVKPLSLIGLPLALASAVALVESAKTIRKGELGAIYLFLMTTLALGAYIGRDIGLAFMEDKLEALIVAASIVYAVVTYGKNSPISTPNKKEVAGMLAGLALVSVIVLALFNTGPSYAESKKDVLIWSYNIHQGFGPYRGTFNGYELVKLLREHKPDIIASQEVVGGMIANGYQDVPLMLSAYLGYAYEYKPAVEGTYGVAVFSHWHMKTERKLNLKSVGQARPAQKVRIEEPGIVLVNVHMGLSEKERAMQAEELLKFAESEPVAQMIAGDTNAEPDEKAIEILTRDYRDSFEKRPPYTFNWGDIDIENIDYILLKKDWPAKVKDYGCLCEVEVSDHRPVWALIELP; encoded by the coding sequence ATGAAAGAAAAATTGAAAGGACTTACCGTCAATAGAGAACTCCTAATTGGAATAAGCACGGGTGTTCTCCTAGCGTCTTCCCTGAGAGTTTTTGTGGCGGGAGCATATTCAAGCGTCGAGAAGACGTTCTTTTACAACGTCATGTTCCCTTCCGTGCTCGGCGTGGTGCTGTTCATAATTGCATCCGCTGTTGTGGGCAAACTCAACAGGAGAGCTGGAGCTGCAATAGTGGCGGCCTACGCGCTGGTTTCTCTCCTTACGGATGCGACTGAATACACCCACCTGATAGCGGCCCTTGCCATCCCAGTTGCACTGGCACTCCTCAGTGAACTCGATATAAAGTACGTGACGATGGGGCTTGTGGCGGATTTGGGGTTGAGGGTTCTCGCCGTTGGCGGGGAGCCGCTTGACTTCCCACACACCAGGATAATCCTGAGCCTTGTCGTTCTCTTTGGAGCTTATGCCCTCTGGAAAGATGAAGGAAAACTACCAAAGCCTGGCTTTGGTCTCTACGCTTTTGCCGCCCTCCTGGAACTCGGTCTCATGTATCCAAACGCAGTCTTGAGGTACTCTGGAATTAACTCTTATTATCTTCCTACCTTCGTCGGCTACGCTTTCATAATAGCCTTTGCACTCCTCGGGGGACCTCACCTCACCAAGAGGCCTAAGATTGCCCCAGTTCTTCTGATCCTGGGCACGGCGACCCTCTTCGTTAAACCACTGAGTTTGATAGGTCTTCCACTGGCCCTCGCATCTGCCGTTGCTCTCGTTGAGAGTGCCAAGACCATCCGCAAAGGGGAACTGGGAGCTATTTACCTCTTCCTTATGACGACCCTTGCCCTGGGTGCCTACATCGGCAGGGACATTGGGTTGGCATTCATGGAGGACAAGCTGGAGGCTCTAATAGTTGCTGCCTCTATAGTTTATGCAGTCGTAACTTATGGCAAGAATTCCCCTATCAGTACTCCAAACAAGAAAGAGGTAGCAGGCATGCTCGCTGGTCTCGCTCTCGTTTCAGTGATCGTTCTAGCGCTCTTCAACACGGGGCCGAGCTATGCGGAGAGCAAGAAGGATGTCCTCATCTGGAGCTACAACATCCATCAGGGCTTCGGCCCGTATCGGGGAACTTTCAATGGATATGAACTTGTGAAACTCCTGAGAGAGCATAAACCTGACATCATCGCCTCTCAAGAGGTCGTTGGAGGAATGATAGCTAACGGTTACCAGGACGTTCCACTTATGCTATCTGCATACCTCGGCTATGCCTACGAGTACAAGCCCGCAGTTGAGGGAACCTACGGCGTTGCGGTGTTCTCTCACTGGCACATGAAGACGGAGAGGAAGCTCAATCTCAAGAGCGTAGGCCAGGCGAGGCCCGCGCAGAAAGTAAGGATTGAAGAGCCTGGAATAGTACTAGTGAACGTCCACATGGGGCTGAGTGAGAAAGAGCGCGCTATGCAGGCTGAGGAGCTCCTCAAGTTCGCGGAGAGCGAACCGGTCGCACAAATGATAGCCGGCGACACAAACGCCGAGCCGGATGAGAAGGCGATAGAGATACTCACCCGCGACTACAGGGATTCCTTCGAGAAGAGACCGCCCTATACCTTCAACTGGGGCGACATCGACATAGAAAACATAGACTACATCCTCCTGAAGAAGGACTGGCCAGCGAAGGTAAAAGACTACGGATGTCTCTGCGAGGTTGAGGTTTCCGACCACAGACCGGTGTGGGCACTGATAGAGCTCCCGTGA
- a CDS encoding RNA 2'-phosphotransferase, with amino-acid sequence MKPERKRVSKLMAYILRHSPEEFGLRPDVEGFVSLSELVNALKTVYPEATEDLVREIVENDPKGRYEIRGDRIRARYGHSFPVSLDHEEDTESRFLYHGTPRRNLPSILKEGLKPMKRQYVHLSTNKIEALETGRRHGRDVVLLVIDAECLRRRGLRIYKAGKNVRLVERVPPECITLAV; translated from the coding sequence ATGAAGCCCGAGCGGAAGCGAGTAAGCAAACTGATGGCGTACATTCTACGACATTCTCCGGAAGAGTTTGGCCTTCGGCCAGACGTTGAAGGATTCGTTTCTCTCAGCGAGCTCGTCAATGCACTAAAGACAGTTTATCCCGAGGCCACAGAGGACTTAGTTCGTGAAATCGTCGAGAATGATCCGAAGGGTCGCTACGAAATCCGAGGAGATAGAATAAGGGCCCGCTATGGCCACAGCTTTCCAGTCAGTCTCGACCACGAAGAAGATACCGAAAGCCGCTTTTTGTACCATGGTACTCCCCGAAGGAACCTACCCTCGATTCTAAAAGAGGGCCTGAAGCCAATGAAACGCCAGTACGTTCACTTAAGCACAAACAAAATTGAGGCTCTGGAAACGGGAAGGCGGCACGGAAGGGACGTAGTCCTCCTGGTGATAGACGCGGAGTGCCTGAGGAGAAGAGGCCTTAGGATATACAAGGCAGGAAAGAACGTGAGACTAGTTGAGAGGGTGCCGCCGGAGTGTATAACCCTGGCGGTTTAG
- a CDS encoding L-aspartate oxidase, protein MTLVGIIGGGIAGLTAALSLAERGYEVTLIHTGIKTTNSYLAQAGIAFPVLEGDSITAHVVDTIRAGKYINDKETVWNVISKASEAYDFLLSLGVKFETNETEGGHSFPRVFTIKNETGKHLTKILYLHAKEKGVNFIRGEAEELAVKHGKAYGIFVNGEFLKFDATIIASGGFTGLFKYTAGSPTNLGTLIGDAVMKGAFARDLEFIQFHPTGFIGKGGVKLISEAVRGAGARLVTEDGKRFVNELSTRDIVARAIYLKMQEGKKVFLDATGITDFKKKFPQIYAFLRKEGIDPSRDLIPITPIAHYTIGGIAVDTWYRAGIKNLYAIGEAASNGFHGANRLASNSLLECIVSGLEVARTIVRDRPRTREVKEPPYHGYETGDVESLRELLWEHAGIVRNERALKEGLKKLRNVEADPRLKLLTRGVLECALAREESRGAHYREDFPVMRKEFERSSYFLNSGCR, encoded by the coding sequence ATGACCTTGGTTGGAATTATCGGTGGTGGCATTGCGGGGCTTACGGCCGCGCTTTCCCTAGCGGAGCGCGGTTATGAGGTAACGCTCATCCACACGGGGATAAAGACAACCAATTCCTACCTAGCCCAGGCAGGGATTGCCTTTCCCGTCCTTGAGGGTGATTCAATAACTGCCCACGTCGTGGATACAATAAGAGCGGGCAAATACATCAACGATAAGGAGACGGTCTGGAATGTGATATCAAAAGCCAGTGAGGCTTATGACTTCCTTCTCTCTCTGGGTGTGAAGTTTGAGACCAACGAAACGGAAGGCGGGCACTCTTTTCCGAGGGTTTTCACGATAAAAAACGAGACCGGAAAGCACCTCACCAAGATACTCTACCTCCACGCAAAGGAGAAGGGGGTTAATTTCATCAGGGGTGAGGCCGAAGAGCTAGCAGTTAAGCACGGAAAAGCTTACGGAATCTTTGTGAACGGGGAGTTCCTAAAGTTTGACGCGACGATTATTGCCTCCGGCGGGTTCACGGGGCTTTTCAAATATACCGCAGGTTCTCCGACGAACCTCGGAACGCTCATCGGGGACGCCGTGATGAAAGGCGCTTTTGCGAGAGACCTTGAGTTCATCCAGTTCCATCCAACCGGGTTCATTGGAAAGGGGGGAGTTAAGCTTATCAGCGAGGCAGTGCGGGGAGCGGGTGCCCGGCTCGTAACCGAAGATGGGAAGCGCTTCGTAAACGAGCTTTCCACGAGGGACATCGTGGCAAGGGCAATCTACTTGAAAATGCAGGAAGGAAAGAAAGTTTTTCTCGATGCAACTGGGATAACGGACTTCAAAAAGAAGTTCCCGCAGATATATGCCTTTCTCAGAAAGGAAGGGATAGATCCTTCAAGGGATTTGATACCCATTACACCGATTGCCCACTACACGATAGGTGGGATAGCGGTTGACACATGGTACAGAGCTGGAATCAAAAATCTCTATGCAATTGGTGAAGCGGCAAGTAACGGATTTCATGGAGCTAACAGGCTCGCGAGCAACTCCCTGCTTGAGTGCATTGTTTCAGGCCTTGAAGTAGCCAGGACAATAGTAAGGGATAGACCCAGGACCAGGGAAGTAAAAGAACCTCCCTATCATGGATACGAGACTGGGGACGTTGAATCCCTGAGGGAACTCCTCTGGGAGCATGCGGGCATAGTGAGGAACGAGAGGGCACTCAAGGAGGGCCTGAAAAAACTGAGGAATGTTGAAGCCGACCCAAGACTCAAGCTCCTTACTCGGGGTGTTTTGGAGTGTGCTTTAGCAAGGGAAGAGAGTCGTGGAGCCCACTACCGCGAGGACTTTCCAGTTATGAGAAAAGAGTTTGAGAGATCGAGCTACTTCCTAAACAGCGGTTGTAGGTGA